CTACCAACAGTATGAATCCGGGTATTGGGAAAACGAGTAAGCAGAAGTTCTGGAAAGAGTCGTAACCAGAAAAAGATAAGCGCCACCGGGCACGTTGCCGGGGCGCTTCGCTTGCCTGGTCCGGTTTAATCGTTCTGCGCGGTTTGCTCGCCCGTCGCCGAACCTGCAGTTGCCATCTGCGCGGCTTTTTGCTTTTTATAGCTCAGCGCCGCCGCCGGAACCGGCATCACCTTACCCGTTTCAATCCAGGTACGTAAACGGCTGGCATCGGCAAAGTGAGTATATTTACCAAAGGCATCCATCACCACCAGCGCCACCGGTTTGTTATTAATTACCGTACGCATCACCAGACAGTGGCCCGCCGCATTGGTAAATCCGGTTTTGGTTAACTGAATATTCCAGTTATCGCGGTATACCAGATGGTTGGTGTTACGAAACGGCAGCGTATACGCCGGGTTGGCAAACGTCGCCATATCTTCACGCGTCGTACTTAGCTGACCAATCAGTGGGTACTGTTTGCTGGCAATAAGCAGCTTGGTTAAGTCACGGGCAGTCGAGACGTTATGAATCGATAATCCGGTGGGTTCCACAAAACGTGTCTGGGTCATGCCGAGCGCTTTCGCTTTAGCATTCATGGCTTTGATAAACGCGTTATACCCGCCAGGGTAATGATGCGCGAGGCTCGCCGCCGCACGGTTTTCAGATGACATCAGCGCCAGCAACAGCATGTCTTTACGGCTGATTTCGCTGTTCAATCGCACGCGAGAATAAATGCCTTTCATTTCCGGCGTCTGGCTAATATCAACTTTCAGCTTTTCATTCAGCGGCAGTCGCGCATCAAGCACCACCATCGCCGTCATTAATTTGGTAATCGACGCAATCGGACGCACCAGGTCCGGATGGTTCGAATAGATAACTTTGTTGGTATTCAGATCAACAATCATCGCGCTACCGGACGCTATCTCTGGTTGAGAAGCCGCTGCGGTAGTTGCCGTTTTCGCCACGGCTTGGGGTGCAAAAGGAACGGCCAGCACCAGGGCAAGGCTTAATAATGAAACTCGGAATTTCAGCATGATGAGATTTCTGATAATGGTTTACGCACGTCATAACGCACACCGCCCGAGATTAAGTATTTTCTCAAGCTAGCTCAGGCATCATAGCGATCCGGCATGTTTGCCGCCACAGGAGAATCGTCTCGAAATGCTGCGTTGCTGACTTTTGCGTCAACAACGCAGCGCAGACAGGTTGATCCGTCAGAATAACCGATAACCGTAACCCCACAGGATCACCGTAATAGCCAGCAAAACTTCCAGCACCAACACACCGATTGCCAACGTCGAACTGGAAAAACTTAACCCTTCTTCGCGAGTGATATTCAGGAACGTCGGTATGCCGAGATAAAGCAAATAGCCGGTGTAAAACAGCGCGATGGTCCCTACTAATGCGCACAACCAGACCAGCGGATAAAGTGCGACCAGCCCGCTTAAAAATAGCGGCGTCGCGACATAGCCGGCAAAGACCATACAATGCGCCAGCGACGGACGCTGCGGGTAATTTCGCGCCATCCACCAGATAACCCGGCCCATGACGGCAACGCCTGCCAGCATCACCCCGTAAAACAGGATTGCCATCGCAAACCCGGTTAACAGGGATAATTTCAGGATATTGCCATCGCCAAAATTCCAGCCGATTTGCGTGGTACCGATAAACGCGCAAACAACCGGGATTGCCGCCATCAGCAGTACGTGATGGGTATAGTGATGCGAAACGCTTTCGTTTTCGCTGTTGATCACGTGCATTTCACGATCGGGATGGGAAAACAGCCCCCAGACATGGTTCATACCGCCCCCTTCTTGTCAGCTCCGGACCTCAACACTTCAAGTATAATTCAGCTTTTGATTATTTTATGTACACAGAAAAAATACCGGATCGCTACGGCGAATGTCAGTTAGTTAACGAAGTAGAGTAACCGTCACGATAACTGAGAGCGGAACATCCGGAGGTAATGAATCTGTTACCTCCGGCGTACTGTTACGTTCACCCAATGTTTATCACTTCTCTGAGACAATACTGTATGTGAACGTGTTAAGGGTACTATCGCCGTACCCTTAACAATCCCGGCTCCCGGCGGGAAAATTGCCACTTCGTGGTTCCCTCCGCTTATTCCTTCAGGCTACCGGGGCTGCCCGCAGGGATGCGGGCAGAGGGGACGGCCTGCAGGGATGCAGGCTCGGCCCCGACCCGACTGGCAGACGACATAAGACGAATAACTCGCGCAGCGACGATTTTCCCGCCGGGAGCCTGGGTTGCAAGGGAGGCGGCGGTGAGCCTCCTATGCACGTTCACGGGTAACGGCGTTTCAGAGAAATGACACCGCGGAGGTGAACGGAACCCTGAGCCAGAATTACATGTACTTCATAATACTTAACTGACAAGCATTAGAACGCGACTACGCGGCTTTTCCGGCATCAAGCATTCATAGGGTGTATGCTATTAGCAGTGGAGGTCATACAATCGTATGGATATAAATCATTATGTTGCGCAATACGGCTATGCTGCGTTAATCATCGGCAGCCTGGCGGAAGGCGAAACCATTACCCTGTTAGGCGGCGTGGCGGCACATCAGGGCGTGCTGAAATTTCCGTTGGTGGTGCTCTCAGTGGCGCTGGGTGGGATGATTGGCGATCAGTTGCTGTATTTACTCGGGCGCCGTTTTGGCGGCAAAATTTTACGTCGCTTCTCGCGCCATCAGGCAAAAATTGATTACGCACAGAAAATGATCCAGCGACGTCCTTACCTGTTTGTGGTCGGTACGCGCTTTATGTACGGCTTTCGCGTTATTGGCCCTTTACTGATTGGCGCCAGTCATCTGCCGCCGAAGATCTTTTTACCGCTAAATATACTGGGCGCATTTGTCTGGGCATCGTTATTTACCACCCTGGGTTACGTGGGTGGTGAAGTGATAGCGCCGTGGCTGCACAATCTCGATCAACACATTAAGCACTGGATATGGCTGGTTCTGGTGATTGTGCTGGTGGTGGGCGCACGCTGGTGGTTGAAAAAACGCAGCGGCAAGAAAACGGCCCGGTAGAACAGTGTCTACCGGGCAGGTACGTTACGAAGCGTGGTAGCCGCCGCCCAGCGCGCTGGTCAACTGGATGGAAGCATCCAGCCACTGGCCCTGTAACACCAGACCGTTGCACTGCTCACGTAATGCTGGGATCTTTGCTTCGCTGACCCGGGAGCCTGCAATAATACCGGCATTAAAGCGCGCCTGCGCCAGGCCCACTACGCGCTGGGCATCATGCTCAATCTGCTGCTGATGCCGATTCTTCTGCGCCAGTGTTTCCACCTGCGATGCTGCACGTGCCACGTCATTCACCGCATCCACCACGGCTTTGTTGTAATTCGCCACCGTCAGGTTGCTTTGCGCTTTGGTAATGTCGAGATTCGCGTTCAGCCTGCCACTATCAAAGATAGGCAGCGTCAGCCCGGCGGTTACGCCCATTTGCTGTGCGGAATGGCGGAACAGGTCGCTCAGATGCAACGCATCCTGTTGTAAAAATGCCATCAGATTCACATCAGGATAAAACGCAGCTTTTGCCGCATCAATGCTGCTCAGCGATGACTCAATGTACCAGTGCGCCGCTTGTAAATCCGGCCGACGGGCCAGCAGAGAATAACCCAACTGTGACGGGAGCTGGCTTTCAACCACAGGCAGTTTGGTTGAGTGGAGCTTCAGGGCAGTGGACTGTGAGTTGCTCAGCGCGCTCAGCCGCGCCTCTATCACCTTCATTTTGCCGCTGACATCGTTCAGCTGCTGCTCTGTTTTACCGGAATCGATATCGGTTTCAACGCCTTCCACCGAAGAAGTAAGACCGTTTTGATAGAGCTGACGATCGACGGTAATTACGTTTTGTTGCTCGCTTTCGATTTGCGTCAGCACGGTTTTCAGCGCGGCCTGCGTTTGCCATTCCCAGTACAGACGAGACACGCCGCTCGCCAGCAGTTGTCGGGTTTGCTCGCGCTCGGCTTCACGGGCCTTAACGGCCCCTATACGCGCCGTCACTTCGGCCCGATTTTTACCCCACAGATCCAGATTCCAGCCTGCGGTTAAACCAAAGGTGCCGTTGGTGTACCACGGCCCTGTTGTCCCAGCGGCCGGATCGGTAATGGCAAACGGTCCCATCAGCCCCTCGGCTGACATTCTCTGACGCTCAACGTCCGCAGAGAAATCAATCTCCGGGCCGTCCTGCGCCTCCACGGCCTTAGCCTGCGCCTCCGCCAGTTGAATGCGCTGTTCCGCTACCTGCATATCAGGTGAATTTCGCAACGTGCTGTCAATCAACGCATTAAGCTGGGGGTCATGGTATGCCTTCCACCACTGGCTGTCCGGCCAGCCATTTTTTAACGCTGCGGGCAATGTGGTATCGACATTCGCAGCAGGAGCCTGCTGCGACAGAGACTGGCGGTCATCATGCATAGGCGCACAGCCAGCCATCAGAACAAAAAGCGGCAACAATGCCGTCGTGACAAACACTGAATTACGATTCATGGAGATATACAGGTAAGAAAAGATGTGCAGAGATTACGACTTGTCGTTCCTGCTTTTTTAGTTACGCGTGGCAATACATCTTTGGCAATAAAAATATATAATCAGCAAAATATACACCAAACAAATAATATAGATTAAATAATTTTAATAATTAATGAATGGAGACATTATGTCACAGAATATCTATGACGACCCCGAGTTCTTTGCCGGATATGCCACGCTGGATCGTTCAGTAAAGGGACTCGACGGTGCGCCAGAATGGCCGACAATACAAGCGATGCTCCCCTCCCTGCAGGGAAAAAATATTCTTGATTTAGGCTGCGGATATGGCTGGTTTTGCCGCTACGCACGCGATAATCAGGCCGCCAGCGTAGTCGGTCTGGATATTTCACAAAAGATGTTAACCCAGGCACACAGCATGACGCAGGGTAATGGCATCACCTATCAGCGTGAAGATCTCGAAACGCTAACCCTGTCCCCAAATTCTTTTGACCTGGTTTATAGCTCGCTTGCCCTGCACTATTTGCACGATATAGAACGATTATTCGTAACTATTTACCAGTCATTAACGCCAGGCGGCATGTTAGTTTTCTCTGCCGAGCATCCAATTTATACCGCACCGCTTAACCAGGGTTGGATAAAAGATAAAACCGGGCAACAGTCCTGGCCTGTTAATCATTATCAACAGGAAGGTGAGCGCATCAGTAACTGGTTTGCCGAAGGCGTCAAAAAACAGCACCGTAAGCTGGCGACCTGGATTAATGCGCTGATTGGAGCCGGATTCGAGATCGTCTGTGTCGATGAATGGGGACCGTCCGCAGAGCAGATTGCAGAAAACCCGGCGCTGGATGAAGAAAAAGAGCGGCCAATGGTGTTTCTGCTCAGCGCACGTAAACCGGCATAACAGCATCGCCAGGCAGAATGATTGATACTTTCCTATACTCAATCTGAACTTACCAAAAAAAGGGAAAGTTAATGAAAATTCTGCTGTGGGTAATTCTGATTATTTTTCTGATTGGGCTGTTGGTGGTAACAGGCGTGTTTAAGATGATTTTCTGATGTCGTCATTTCGCCCAGGCCTGATAGCAGAAATCTCAGGCTATTATTCTCTCTGATGCCGGATGGCGGCGTAAACGCCTTATCCGGCCTACTGAAACTGAGTTCAGGCAGTAATTTCGATAGCCTGAATCGCACGTGCGATGTCCGGTGAGTTGTTTAACGCACGAATGTCCTGAAAAAGCGCAGTTGCCTCTGAATATTCTTTGCGCAAATACCCTAACCACTGCTTAATCCGCGCCACGTGATATAGCCCGGTGTCCCCTTGCTTTTCAAGGCGGGTATATTTTTGCAACAGCTTCACGACATCAGGCCATGGCATACGTGGCTCATTGTATTTCACCACACGGCTCAGGTTCGGGATATTTAACGCACCACGTCCAATCATCACCGAATCACATCCGCTGATGGCCATACAATCCTGGGCGCTTTGCCAGTCCCAGATTTCGCCATTCGCGATAACTGGAATAGTAAGCCGCTGGCGAATCTCACCTATCGCCTGCCAGTTGATATGTTCGGCCTTATAACCCTGCTCCTTGGTTCTTCCATGCACCGCCAGCTCGCTGGCACCAGCCTGCTGGACGGCATCAGCAATTTCAAACTGGCGGTCGCTGTTGTCCCAACCCAGGCGCACTTTCACCGTCACCGGGAGATGGTCCGGCACCGCTTCGCGCATGGCTTTTGCGCCGCGGTAGATAAGCTCAGGATCTTTCAATAACGTCGCGCCGCCGCCGCTGCCGTTCACCAGCCTGGACGGGCAACCACAGTTCAGGTCGACACCGTACGACCCCAGTTCTACCGCGCGAGCCGCGTTCTCCGCCAGCCACTGCGGATACTGCCCCAGTAGCTGTATGCGTACCCGCGTGCCGGATGTCGTCCGGCTGTTGTTATGCAGTTCCGGGCAGAGCCGATGAAATACTTTTGCCGGCAGGAGCTGATCCACCACGCGCACAAACTCGGTGATACACAGATCGTAATCATTCACTTCAGTCAGTAGCTCGCGCACCAGTGAGTCGAGCACGCCTTCCATCGGCGCCAGTAAAACACGCATATCGTCACCCGCAAAAAAAGAGGCGCTATGGTAGCGCCTCCGTTCGGCAGATTAAAGTGGCTCAGCGTGGCGACAGACAGTTATCTTCTTTCCAGCCGTACAGCCATTCCATACCGCGATAAAATTCCGCCTGTGATTTGTTTTTCCACAGTAGATTACGCACCTGCCGCTCGACGCCCGCAGCGTGGTAAACGCGGCCCATTTCGCGCGTCGACCACACAATCCGCGCAGTACGCGGAATGCGTACCGACTCATACAGGGCAAAGGCATCAGCCGCATCGCCATCACACTGCTGTAACGCCCTACCGAGCGTGACGGCATC
The Citrobacter arsenatis DNA segment above includes these coding regions:
- the yohP gene encoding small membrane protein YohP, with amino-acid sequence MKILLWVILIIFLIGLLVVTGVFKMIF
- a CDS encoding Yip1 family protein gives rise to the protein MNHVWGLFSHPDREMHVINSENESVSHHYTHHVLLMAAIPVVCAFIGTTQIGWNFGDGNILKLSLLTGFAMAILFYGVMLAGVAVMGRVIWWMARNYPQRPSLAHCMVFAGYVATPLFLSGLVALYPLVWLCALVGTIALFYTGYLLYLGIPTFLNITREEGLSFSSSTLAIGVLVLEVLLAITVILWGYGYRLF
- a CDS encoding DedA family protein; protein product: MDINHYVAQYGYAALIIGSLAEGETITLLGGVAAHQGVLKFPLVVLSVALGGMIGDQLLYLLGRRFGGKILRRFSRHQAKIDYAQKMIQRRPYLFVVGTRFMYGFRVIGPLLIGASHLPPKIFLPLNILGAFVWASLFTTLGYVGGEVIAPWLHNLDQHIKHWIWLVLVIVLVVGARWWLKKRSGKKTAR
- the mdtQ gene encoding multidrug resistance outer membrane protein MdtQ: MNRNSVFVTTALLPLFVLMAGCAPMHDDRQSLSQQAPAANVDTTLPAALKNGWPDSQWWKAYHDPQLNALIDSTLRNSPDMQVAEQRIQLAEAQAKAVEAQDGPEIDFSADVERQRMSAEGLMGPFAITDPAAGTTGPWYTNGTFGLTAGWNLDLWGKNRAEVTARIGAVKAREAEREQTRQLLASGVSRLYWEWQTQAALKTVLTQIESEQQNVITVDRQLYQNGLTSSVEGVETDIDSGKTEQQLNDVSGKMKVIEARLSALSNSQSTALKLHSTKLPVVESQLPSQLGYSLLARRPDLQAAHWYIESSLSSIDAAKAAFYPDVNLMAFLQQDALHLSDLFRHSAQQMGVTAGLTLPIFDSGRLNANLDITKAQSNLTVANYNKAVVDAVNDVARAASQVETLAQKNRHQQQIEHDAQRVVGLAQARFNAGIIAGSRVSEAKIPALREQCNGLVLQGQWLDASIQLTSALGGGYHAS
- the dusC gene encoding tRNA dihydrouridine(16) synthase DusC: MRVLLAPMEGVLDSLVRELLTEVNDYDLCITEFVRVVDQLLPAKVFHRLCPELHNNSRTTSGTRVRIQLLGQYPQWLAENAARAVELGSYGVDLNCGCPSRLVNGSGGGATLLKDPELIYRGAKAMREAVPDHLPVTVKVRLGWDNSDRQFEIADAVQQAGASELAVHGRTKEQGYKAEHINWQAIGEIRQRLTIPVIANGEIWDWQSAQDCMAISGCDSVMIGRGALNIPNLSRVVKYNEPRMPWPDVVKLLQKYTRLEKQGDTGLYHVARIKQWLGYLRKEYSEATALFQDIRALNNSPDIARAIQAIEITA
- a CDS encoding class I SAM-dependent methyltransferase; this translates as MSQNIYDDPEFFAGYATLDRSVKGLDGAPEWPTIQAMLPSLQGKNILDLGCGYGWFCRYARDNQAASVVGLDISQKMLTQAHSMTQGNGITYQREDLETLTLSPNSFDLVYSSLALHYLHDIERLFVTIYQSLTPGGMLVFSAEHPIYTAPLNQGWIKDKTGQQSWPVNHYQQEGERISNWFAEGVKKQHRKLATWINALIGAGFEIVCVDEWGPSAEQIAENPALDEEKERPMVFLLSARKPA
- the pbpG gene encoding D-alanyl-D-alanine endopeptidase, translated to MLKFRVSLLSLALVLAVPFAPQAVAKTATTAAASQPEIASGSAMIVDLNTNKVIYSNHPDLVRPIASITKLMTAMVVLDARLPLNEKLKVDISQTPEMKGIYSRVRLNSEISRKDMLLLALMSSENRAAASLAHHYPGGYNAFIKAMNAKAKALGMTQTRFVEPTGLSIHNVSTARDLTKLLIASKQYPLIGQLSTTREDMATFANPAYTLPFRNTNHLVYRDNWNIQLTKTGFTNAAGHCLVMRTVINNKPVALVVMDAFGKYTHFADASRLRTWIETGKVMPVPAAALSYKKQKAAQMATAGSATGEQTAQND